A stretch of the Elephas maximus indicus isolate mEleMax1 chromosome 3, mEleMax1 primary haplotype, whole genome shotgun sequence genome encodes the following:
- the LOC126071023 gene encoding serine/threonine-protein kinase MARK2-like, whose protein sequence is MLQSHLAFSAVEETHVGRYHLLRTIGKGASAKVKLAQHIITGQEVAIKIIDKIQHTSSDLHRLYREIEIMKDLHHPNIVKLFEVIENEHALYIVMEYASGRDLFYHLVNHGFMSEKEAQTKFQQIVSAVKYCHDKSIVHRDLKTENLLLDKRMNIKLADFGLGTEFTTGSKLDTFCGTPPYSAPELLQGEKYDGPPVDVWSLGVILYFMVTGSLPFRGKTLTKLREQVLRGQYHVPFHMSSQCQHLLSKIFIRDPRKRATLEDILAHPWMKVSHEEKQKLYVQPLPDYDNHWHTEVTVNTGYVQEDIHDSLLNHNYNDANATYLILRHDTYEIDSHTSTLEPQAEAHCTDSHTPSSSHEVPPTVCPKPKQRSYTEPTIPTFGYYIRDALNTLSEGGMGTSMVSTSPSFSLALAHLRQQSTTAWAQPNQDSDLYAKGRNSEVPQPITPPQCVSVPSSSAYTINESAGAPEKTSFTQGMSNLSSANEEHVLELPDQPSLPQTVSLASSSEEQVHELPDQPSLPQTVSPASSSVSSQGWKRATGRFFKLMRRCLCFTYDKKDHKASDSKAAQMIKPQQAKPRSLKFTWRMKITSSLEPDEMLHEICQVLDANGCDWDLTHKYTLLCMNGTPGQQDFTQWRMEVCTLPRRTLNGVKVKRISGTSEAFNNIVSKITSDLAL, encoded by the coding sequence ATGCTGCAGAGCCACTTAGCCTTCTCTGCTGTGGAGGAAACTCATGTGGGACGCTACCACCTCCTCAGAACCATCGGCAAGGGGGCATCTGCCAAGGTCAAGCTGGCCCAGCACATCATCACCGGCCAAGAGGTAGCCATTAAAATAATTGACAAGATCCAGCACACGTCCTCCGACCTCCACAGACTATACAGAGAGATAGAAATTATGAAGGATCTCCATCATCCAAATATTGTAAAGCTGTTTGAAGTCATAGAGAATGAGCACGCCCTCTATATAGTGATGGAGTATGCAAGTGGAAGGGACCTCTTTTACCACCTAGTGAATCATGGCTTCATGAGCGAAAAAGAGGCCCAAACGAAATTCCAACAAATAGTGTCAGCGGTGAAGTACTGCCACGACAAGAGTATTGTTCATAGGgatctgaaaacagaaaacctaCTATTGGACAAGCGAATGAACATCAAACTTGCAGACTTTGGTTTAGGAACTGAATTCACCACAGGGAGCAAGCTGGATACCTTCTGTGGCACTCCCCCTTATTCTGCCCCAGAACTCcttcagggagaaaagtatgacggacccccagtggatgtgtggagcctgggagtcatcctaTACTTCATGGTAACTGGATCTCTGCCTTTTCGTGGGAAGACCTTGACGAAGCTGCGAGAGCAGGTGCTGCGGGGACAATATCACGTTCCCTTCCACATGTCTAGCCAGTGTCAACACCTGCTCAGTAAAATTTTCATTCGTGACCCAAGAAAGAGAGCCACGTTAGAGGACATCCTAGCACATCCATGGATGAAGGTGagccatgaagaaaaacaaaagctctaTGTGCAGCCACTCCCAGACTACGATAACCACTGGCACACTGAGGTGACGGTGAACACAGGTTACGTGCAGGAAGACATTCATGACTCACTGTTGAACCACAATTACAATGATGCGAACGCCACCTATCTGATCCTGCGTCACGACACATATGAGATTGACAGCCACACCAGCACCCTGGAACCCCAGGCTGAAGCCCATTGCACCGATAGCCACACTCCTTCCTCATCCCATGAAGTGCCTCCTACCGTCTGTCCTAAACCCAAACAGCGTAGTTACACCGAGCCCACCATTCCCACCTTTGGTTACTACATCCGCGATGCTTTGAACACTCTCTCTGAGGGAGGGATGGGGACCTCCATGGTGTCTACTTCTCCATCAttctccctggccctggcccaCCTGCGGCAGCAATCTACCACAGCCTGGGCACAGCCCAACCAGGACTCTGACCTGTATGCCAAGGGGAGAAACAGTGAGGTGCCACAGCCCATCACACCACCCCAGTGTGTTTCTGTGCCTTCCTCCTCAGCCTACACCATCAACGAGAGTGCCGGGGCCCCGGAGAAAACCAGTTTTACCCAGGGAATGTCAAATCTAAGCTCCGCAAATGAGGAGCACGTGCTTGAGTTAcctgaccagccgagtttgcccCAGACTGTGAGTCTAGCCTCTTCCTCTGAGGAGCAGGTGCATGAGTTAcctgaccagccgagtttgcccCAGACTGTGAGTCCAGCCTCTTCCTCTGTCAGCAGCCAGGGCTGGAAGCGGGCCACTGGGAGGTTCTTTAAGCTCATGAGAAGATGCCTTTGTTTTACAtatgacaaaaaggaccacaaagCATCGGACAGCAAAGCTGCACAAATGATCAAACCTCAACAGGCCAAACCACGCTCTCTCAAATTTACCTGGAGGATGAAGATCACCAGTTCCTTGGAGCCCGACGAGATGCTGCACGAGATCTGTCAAGTGTTGGATGCCAATGGCTGTGACTGGGAtctcacacacaaatacacactgcTGTGTATGAATGGCACACCAGGACAACAGGACTTCACTCAGTGGAGGATGGAGGTGTGCACCCTGCCTCGGAGGACTCTCAATGGggtaaaagtgaagagaatttcaggGACCTCTGAGGCCTTCAATAACATTGTCTCAAAAATCACCAGTGACCTTGCACTTTAA